In the Malania oleifera isolate guangnan ecotype guangnan chromosome 1, ASM2987363v1, whole genome shotgun sequence genome, one interval contains:
- the LOC131145481 gene encoding protein NDR1-like: MGDSGRCCWCWCWFCCRFIFAVGLIALIIWLSLRTSNPTCSIEAFYVPALNKSANSASNTSIDFDLRLKNDNNDKGIYYDALNLTFYYGPTPNLSVAKASFAPFRQGTNKKTNRRMTVDARGVPWKAVIRNGPVVFRVDLETKVRFRILGFKTKRHGIKVGAPVEVNDQGTKVNRKGIKLKSGAPDDGCHPALLGFLGILFSLIFA, translated from the coding sequence ATGGGGGACTCCGGCAGATGCTGCTGGTGCTGGTGCTGGTTCTGCTGCCGATTCATCTTCGCGGTGGGCCTGATCGCGCTCATCATCTGGCTGAGCCTCCGCACCTCCAACCCCACCTGCTCCATCGAGGCATTTTACGTCCCTGCCCTCAACAAATCCGCCAATTCCGCTTCCAACACCTCCATCGACTTCGACCTCCGCCTCAAGAACGACAACAATGACAAGGGAATTTACTACGATGCACTCAACCTCACCTTTTATTACGGCCCCACCCCCAACCTCTCCGTCGCCAAAGCCTCCTTCGCCCCTTTCCGGCAGGGGACAAACAAGAAAACGAACCGCAGGATGACCGTCGACGCTCGCGGGGTTCCCTGGAAGGCGGTTATCCGGAACGGGCCGGTGGTTTTCCGGGTGGATTTGGAAACGAAGGTGAGGTTCAGGATCTTGGGTTTCAAGACCAAGAGACACGGGATCAAGGTAGGGGCTCCGGTGGAAGTCAACGATCAAGGCACCAAGGTCAACAGGAAAGGCATTAAGCTCAAGTCCGGCGCACCGGACGATGGATGCCACCCTGCGCTGTTGGGGTTTTTGGGCATTTTGTTCTCTCTTATTTTTGCTTAA